Genomic segment of Brachyhypopomus gauderio isolate BG-103 chromosome 10, BGAUD_0.2, whole genome shotgun sequence:
gtaagtagataaaataaaattggataattatatatataatgttttaagaatattttaggccctctgagagggcgtagagggccctgacggttccccactgatatatatatatatatatatctcacccATGCAGCCTCACTGCACCTGGTTATACCCACCCTACGTAAGCCCAGGAACATCCACCTCATGCTCTACACTGATCTTCTCCTGCCTTGATGTTTTCTACATCAGCGCTCCTCAACCTTTTTACACCATGGACCAGTTACATCAGACAATATTTTCACGGACCGGCCTTTAAAGTGTGGGGGGGTAAATATGATGAAATAAAATGATACGACTGgcataaaaacaaacataaacataaaccgcataaaaataaaactcaccAGACACACCGTCGGATGTAATTGGGAGAGAATCCCCATTTCTTTTTccaaaataaaacatcactcagactctgattcgataatatatatatatatatatatattatatatatatatatatatatatatatatatatatatatatatatatatatatatatatatatatatatatatatatatgtgtgtgtgtgtgtgtgtggcccggTACAGGTCCGCGGCCCGGTGGTTGGTGACCGCTGGTCTATGGACGTCCAGCCCACTGGTTTACTTGTTTAACATTTCCTGTCTGACCTTGGTTCACTCATCTGTTTTGGTCGTTAAAATAATCTTTATTCAGTCTCACTCACACTTCAGTCCTTTGCTGACAATGTCACAGGTTGGTTGTCTGTCAGTGTTTTGGCCTGTTTTGCTATTTTGTCCTGCAATCGTGAATGCACCCAGGTCGGCCTTCTCTGCATGTGCTTGGCCTCTTCTGCCTGTCAGTGGTTGCTAAGCCCCTGCACTCATAGGCACGCTGTAGCACCTGTGTGCCCCCTTTGCATTAGACAAGAGATAACATACCATATAATCTAGTCAACAGGCCGGAGAAGTCTGTGTCAAAAGTTTAGCCTGAGAAGGGCTGTGGAGAGAGACCCAGACAAGCAGGTGTGGGGTGTGAAGAGAGATACAGGGGCAGGGGTGTGAGGAATGAATGTACTGTCAGCACAGGAAACTTTAGCCCCCCCTGCCCAAAGGTCACCTTAtgagcataatctttataatcaAACACCTATTGTGCATGATACCCGTCCAACTGCAATAGCTTTCCATTTCCACCACAAGGGGAAATTAATAGAATAACGTGTGAAAGGCTACACGGAAAAAGGTTTTTTTAAAGGTCAATTTTTTTGAAGATTGTAGGTTGATTAATTACCATACTCGGTCCAGTGGAATAAACATGTGTCTTGTATGCTGCTTTGTTGCACGTGTTCTTGTCCCGAGGCAGCAGCACGCACGCGCTGGGACGCACTGTGCACGTGTTTACACTGCCTGCATTTGTTTAGTGCACACTGTTGCTATAGGTTGAACTtccttcctgtgtctgttcctctgcGGATGGAGATCAGGGATGTGTCCGAGAAGCACCTCCCCCCTCCCGCCCTGTTATCTGAAACCGACCTGCCAATCTCACGTCCCCGCCCCCCTCTCTCTGCAGACCCCGCCCCCAGCCACAGACCCAGCCCCACTCATGGAAACATGGAGGCGCTTCAGGAACAATAATTCAGTGTTTTCCCGCCTGAAAGTTCGTGCTGGGGGGCGAGGGTGGACGTGGGGAGGGTGGACGTGTCTTTCATAGCCGCATATAGGCTTCGTGGGGGAGAGAATGATGGAGGAGTAAAAGACTGTTACCTAACATAATTAAATGATTTATGTAGGCTActtgacattgtgtgtgtgactgtaaaagatcatgtgtgtgttggatcCTCGTGATTACATTTATATCCTACCGTGTAATTCCTGTTTGTACATTGCAAAGTTTCACCGAAGTAGTAGCAAGTGTTGTAACCACGTAATACGGGTAAATATGTGTAGCTCATAACTTGATATTAGGTTTTACGTGCGCTTATTTTTAATTCTGACATTTCAAACCGATGTTTCTTATTTCCGTCTGTTATCTGTCAAATTCAACCATCGTATGAGGCGAATGCCGTCGACACTTTTAACTTTTTAACGCAAACTGATGTTTGTCCCATTACACGACGGGGAACCGGGGAACACACGGACCCATAAAGCGGTTAAAACGGGATTATAGTGTTTGGTGTGACATTATTTTATCCGCATGCGTTTGTAAGTCCGCCTGCGTTGGGCAGCGATCACAGCCCCGATAAACACAAGCGCTTCCCTGCCGGATTATGCAGCCCACCCAAGGCTTCTAAACACAGGCTAGATCTTTAAAATAAAACCGAGAAAGGGAAACGGCGCCATCGGGATGTACCAACACATGCCCTCACCTGTAACCACACACTAACATGACTACATGCAGAACACGGCGATGTGGTCCTGCGTGTGAGCACTGACCCCCCCAACACTCGCCATCTTGATCTCCGAGCAGCTCGGAAGGTCTCCTGCAAATGTGCATGACCTCCGTGGTCCACCTCCTGCTccatcatacacacaccaacacactttAACACGGAGAACCGCGCAGAGCTTCTAGTTCTGCAGCGCTTGGACACCAGGGTTGTTTGGACCAGGGCTGTTTAGAGAAGGCTGACATGTCGAAGGGTATAGTCGAGCTCAAACGAGCCCATCTGGGTTTTTACACTGGGACTCGAGTCATTGCTGAAACAAATAAGACACACTGATTGGCACCCAGAGGCGCCCACACAGGTATCTTGCTATGATTTGAAAATGTGTTGTCGCCTGCACAAGCCAATGGCGGGGAGCTGGAGGCGGAGGGGCTGGCTGCTATAATAAGGTGAATAGGGAAGAAGGAGGGGACCTGGTCCGGTTTGAGCTAGTTTTTGTTTCGATGGAACATTAACGTCTTCCTACACTGTTGGGACATACTGTGTGAATCTTTTAGCGAGCTAAGCACAGTTATTATTTAACTGCTTTACTCGTCTTTATATTATTTTCTGTTTACCCTGTATctctttgtttaaaaaaaagcgCAAAAGACAGCCATGCCCAAAAGGAGCAAAGTAAGTGGTTACTTCAATTACCGACCAGTCGTCTTTAAACAGCAGTTTGCAGCAGGGTAGACCCCGCAGGAGTTGCATTCGTGCAGTGTGCTTGCACGGTGGTGTGTTGTGCACATCGGTGTGTTTTGCACGGTGGTGTGTTTTGCACTCGAAGGTCGGTGTGTAAATGTAGTGATCAGTGTTTTGATTTGAGCTGTGGCGGCTTTAGTGTGCGGGGGCTGAGATTTCCCTCACTGTGTATCTGGAGATCGTGTTTGCATTCCAGTTTTACCAAAGCTAAGAGGACGGTGATTTTCCCCAATATTTTAGTAATTGTTTACAAATGTATGAATTACAGATCCAGACAAAGGAGTATAACTAGGCGTACTTTAATGTTTCTTTCGTCTATCCTCTATGTGATTCAACATTTTTGATAAcgtaaattctttttttttcgtAGTAAAATTGATTTGTACTTTATCATTTTCCTTCAAACATCTATCGTGTATCATGTTCCTGATGTGCGTGTAAAACGTTGAAGTGAATGTACGAGCGCCGTGCTGGTGTCATGGCTGCCCGGGTACTCGCTCCTCTAACACCGGAGTGTGGAGGGAaacgtccgtgtgtgtgtatgtgtgtgtgtgtgtgtgtgtgtgtgtggaggcagcgGACTGGTGTAAATATCAAACACGCCAGTCTCTTTATTGACGTCGTGAATGCGTCGCCACAGCATTTGTTCGTGCGAGTCTGAGGTGAAGCAATGGCGATCCTCCTCCACCATGGCTGGTGTTTCCGAGTCTCCGGCTGTTCTCCTGACGTGAAGTGCTTCATTAGAGGAGGTGGCGGCAATGCACAACTCATATGATACCGCGCAGGCCGCTTTCTTTAGGCCAAGTCTTTCTGTAGCGCCTAAATGAGTGTGAGGGCACCGCACGCCCTCTACCGGTGTGTACAAGCACTACCCAATACGAGTAATGGCGCGCTGCAAGATCAACATAGGACAAACCcactttttttcatttttttagtAATAGATGCAAAATATTTTACATCACAGGGCGTCACATGGACGTCAAGATGATGTAGAAAAGTTCTTATTctctatttttacatttacactcaTTTACTTTGCAGGCGAACAATGATAGTACTGAAGTCAGTGAGGTAAGCTGCCTCTTACGTGTATAATTACTGAGTTAATAATGTTTATGTTAAACAATAAGTTAAAATTTATGGTGGCAGAAGTAACATTTGTGTTACATTTTTCCTCTATTGTTTTTTTTCAGCCTAAACGGAGATCAGCAAGATTGGTAAATGTAAGCAGAAATCGCATGTAACAAAAATATTCAAAATGAGCAACCAATTTAATTAGCAAAATACAGTATTGATTCTATTGTGTTTTTTCCCCAACCCTGGTGTTTAGAAACCAGCTCCTCCAAAGGCAGAGCCCAAGCCAAAGGTAAGAGGTCCATCCTTCCTGCTCCACTCCTGTGGACGTACGTGCTACATTGAAATACTTTCTAAATGTATGTTGTGTGTAGAAGGCACCTGCCAAACCCAAGAAAGCCAAGGAGCCAGAAAAGGCAAAAGATGAGCAGAAGAAGGAAGATGTCCCTGCTGAAAATGGCGAGACCAAACCCGAGGACGAGGTCCGGTCAAACCCCACCGGCTTTTAGGAAACACTGGGCTTTATGAAAGCAGTtgtgtttaagaaaaattgTTATAAATAGTTAATCATTGTTTTCCAGGCACCAGAAACAGAAGCTTCGGACGAGAAAGATGATGCAGCGGAATAGCACCAGCCCGGGTCCATCTCTGATCAGCTGTCCGGGTCATCTCTGATCAGCTGTCCGGGTCATCTCTGGATCAGCACTCCCTGTACCTCTTTTCTTGTACAATTCAGGGGAATATTTTTATCTACTATTTTCTAAAGGCAGGTTTTTTAGTAGTTTGATTGTAGAGACACATTTTTTATGAAAGAAAAGATGAATTTTGAGAGGGATTTCATCGCATCCCACATTTTTACATCTCCAGAACAATAATCGTCATTGAAAATGTCaggggtgtttgttttgttgttttctttcaaAGCGGGAGGGACGGGGCAGGTTACCGCGCCACGCACATGCAACCATGGCGTTCACAAAGACAGCTGGGAAACGTTTCAGGCTTGCCCGAATGACTAACATTCCATTGGCTCTATGAGGgatttttttctgtgtgtgtgtgtgtgtttgtgtgtgtatgcgcatgtGTAACCTGTGTGTGCGATgctggggagggaggtgtgaattactcattgtttattgtttataatgagaatgattacatgTAGAATGTTTGTAAGCTGTGTTCCATATGTTAACTCTTGTACCAATGCAGTTTCCTCTAACAATTCTGCTTAATAAACCTTATATCTAGTCCTGGAGTTCTTCATGTAAGACCTGTGCATTGCGTGTACTGATTTAGTCTCTTCTGTGATAGCACCACAATAGATTTGTATAGCTGTGAAAAGGACTTTTTGACTTTATATGCAGTGTGTAATGGTACATTGTCAGGATGGTAAAATGGAACATTGTCCTTAGCAAAGCTAATACGTACTTAATTTTGAGTAAATCGTTATTGATACGCTAAGTCTGGTCCCTTCTCGGGGTAATCAGATGATCAATCCTAAAATCTCTCAAACTGTACTGCACTCATACCAGCAGTAGCAATATTCCTGTGCAAGTACAAATGTACAGTTTCTTTTTGATCATTGTTAATAGATGTATCTGTGTATTGTTTGGTTAAAATAAGCCAATAAAATTGGTTGTGACACCTGTTTCTCATTCCAtgaataggtgtgtgtgtgtgtgtgtatatatatatggagtGGAGATGTGAAATCGTACAGCAGGTATAACACAGTTACAATGTTATAGTGAATATTATTGTAACTAAACATCCAAAAGTTGAATCAAAACAGGATTGTCTATATGATTAAGGGGCTATGCAAATGAACCCCTCTTTTCTTAAGACCAGGGTTCCCACAGGTCCTTGGTAGGAAGTCAAagttggtaggaagtcaatacttacaaaagattgctatgaaaaagattgtcataatgtttaaaatttctcatcctttgttgaaaaatatgatctgatatgatagttattataaagattttaagaaagtctgcaaagtgattcctttagcattaattcaattaatcaaaaatgtcattttatattcagagttgaatgAATGAGATTCTTTAAAGAAACAtactaatacaaattataaaaccacaatggcttgtcaaatggcccatatcttctaaagtaaaagggactcatttcaaaataataaataagatatatcctgtagccgtgtttcttgaaagaagatttaaacttgatgtggattcattgataccattttactttggattttacattttaagttcggatttctctgatgccataaatgtagttgtacttttagcaaaataccacattcactacagtaagtgAAGTGGTTTAAagccttcttttctctttatgattgaattaattaagaatcattaagtagattaaaaaacttggaaaatgcaagaatcatctcacaccagatttctctaatctaatctcattatatggctttgctcctctgttttatgtatgtactgtatgtgtatatgcatatgtgtattattattatttgtctactgtcaacgtgccagcacaagttcatttaaaatgatattgattctacagggcctatgccgacttactttgcaaaagtttggtcattctcctgtagagaaatttgtttgtttgttcagcaccgaaagctagtgtttcctgtatgtagttaacgtatgtgtagccgctttacgtgaatgtcaccttctcacaggtacACTGCTAAATTGCCAGACATGTTGTGTGTGAATTAAGTTTTCGTTTAATCAGTGCTTAACGTCatgcacagaacatttcaggatgcatggcttgaaatggcattcggtcttttgaatttgcattgaattaacattgttttttgacaacatattcaggggtaacagtaggtaaatggtgccaggtgcagtccttgaatttgaggaagttggt
This window contains:
- the hmgn1b gene encoding non-histone chromosomal protein HMG-like isoform X1; this encodes MPKRSKANNDSTEVSEPKRRSARLVNKPAPPKAEPKPKKAPAKPKKAKEPEKAKDEQKKEDVPAENGETKPEDEAPETEASDEKDDAAE
- the hmgn1b gene encoding non-histone chromosomal protein HMG-like isoform X2, which codes for MPKRSKANNDSTEVSEPKRRSARLVNKPAPPKAEPKPKAPAKPKKAKEPEKAKDEQKKEDVPAENGETKPEDEAPETEASDEKDDAAE